GGCCGCGTCCAATTTCTCAGCGGCTTCCAATCTCCCCGCGAACCCAAGCAGGTCCCGCCAAAAAATCTCTTCGTGGTTTTCTTCGCCCAAGGCCCGTAATTCCGCGACCTGTGCCTCGTTCAAGTGCTTGGCAAGCCGAGCTTCTCCCTCCAGCAAGGCCGAAACCGCCGCACGAGGGGAAAGTTCCTCGGAGCGGTTCGCGAGAGAAGGCGCGGGCAAGGCATGGGCGGCGTCCAATCGTTCCACCGAAGGACCTCAACGGCCCGTCGCCACGATCGGACCGTGCAAAGCGAAAATGTTCGGGAAGGAAGAGGGAAAAGGAAAGGCCCGCGTCCGCACCCGCCGAGCCTTCGGGGCCTTATCGGCCCGGGCTCAGCCGAGTTGCTAAGGGCGTTTAGAGCTTCAGGTTCCGCAATCGCAAGGCGTTCCCGATCACCGAGACCGAGCTCAGGCTCATCGCCGCGGCGGCGATCATGGGGCTGAGCAACAGACCGAAGAAGGGGTAGAGGACTCCCGCGGCGATGGGCACGCCGAGGGTGTTGTAGAGGAAGGCGAAGAAGAGGTTTTCCCGAATGTTCCGCATGACCGCGCGGCTCAGGATGCGCGCCTTGGCGATGCCGCGGAGGTCGCCCTTGACCAGGGTGACCCCGGCGCTTTGCATGGCGACGTCGGTGCCGGTTCCCATGGCGATGCCGACCTGGGCCTGGGCTAAGGCCGGGGCGTCGTTGATGCCGTCGCCGGCCATCGCGACGACGCGCCCCTCGGCCTGAAGTCGTTTGATGACATCGTTTTTCTTGTGGGGCGGGACGCCGCCCATCACCTCGCTTAAGCCCAGCCTCTCGCCGACGGTCTTGGCCGTGGTGGGCGAGTCTCCGCTCAGCATCACGATGCGAATGCCTTCCTTCTTCAATTGGGCGATGGCCTCCGGCGTGCTCGCCTTGATGGGGTCGCTGACGCCCAGGAGGGCCGCGAAGTGTCCGTCGACGGCCAGGTAGAGCGCGGTCTGCCCCTGGCGACGCAGTTCCTCGGCGCGGGTCTTAAGCGGGTCGAGCTCGACGCCGTCCTCCAACAGGAGCTTGGAGTTGCCCAGGAGGATCTCCTTCCCGCCGACCTTGCCGCTGACGCCCTTGCCGGTGGCGGATTGGAATTCCTCGGGCTTGCTTAAAGACAGGCCGCGCGCCTTGGCGGCGCGGACTACGGCGGCCGCGAGCGGGTGCTCGCTGGCCTGCTCGAGGCTGGCCGCGGCGGCGAGGACCTCGTTTTCCGAAAAGCCGCGCTCGGTGAGGATGGCGGTGAGCTCGGGCTTGCCCTCGGTGAGGGTGCCGGTCTTGTCGACCACGAGGGTGTCGACCTTCTCGAGGGTTTCGAGGGCCTCGGCGTTCTTGATGAGGACCCCGGCCGTGGCGCCCTTGCCGGTGCCGACCATGATCGACATCGGCGTGGCGAGGCCGAGGGCGCAGGGGCAGGCGATGATGAGGACCGCGACGGCGTTGATCAGACCGTGGGCGAGACGGGGTTCGGGCCCGACCCAGGCCCAGACGGCGAAGGTCAAGACGGCGACCAAGACGACGGCGGGGACGAAGAGGCCGCTGACCTTGTCGGCCAACTTTTGAATGGGGGCGCGGCTGCGTTGGGCCTCGCCGACCATGTGGACGATCTGGGCGAGGAGGGTCTCGCTGCCCACCCGTTCGGCGCGCATCAGGAAGCCGCCGGTGCCGTTGACCGTCGCCCCGGTCACCTTGTCGCCCGGCTGCTTGGCGACGGGGATGGGCTCGCCGGTGATCATCGACTCGTCGACGTTGCTGGTCCCTTCGAGGACCACGCCGTCGGTGGGGATCTTCTCGCCGGGGCGCACGCGCAGCGTGTCGCCGGGCAGGACTTGGGCGAGGGGGATCTCCGTCTCCCGGCCGCTCAAGTCGACGCGGATCGCGGTCTTGGGCGCCAGGCCCAACAGGGCCTTGAGCGCGCTGCTGGTCTGGCCGCGGGCGCGCAGCTCGAGGACTTGGCCGAGCAACACCAAAGTCACAATCACGGCCGCCGCCTCGAAATACACGGGTACCTCCCCGTGGTGGCCTTGGAAGGAGGCGGGAAAGATTTGGGGGAAGAAGGTCGCGATCAGGCTGTAGAGGTAGGCGACGCCGGTGCCCAGCGCGATGAGTGTGAACATGTTGAGGCTGCGGTTGACGACCGAGCGCCAGCCCCGCTCGAAGAAGGGCCAGCCGCCCCAGAGGACCACGGGGGTCGCCAAGCCCAATTGGACGAGGTTCCACCAGGGCGGGGGCAGGAGCCTGCGCAGGAAGCCCAAGGCAGGGATCATCTCGCCCATGGCCAGGACCAGGAGCGGCAGGGAGAGGACGACGCCGACCCAGAAGCGGCGGCTCATGTCGCGCAGCTCCGGGTTTTCCTCTTCGGTAAGCTCGATGGTCCGGGGCTCGAGGGCCATGCCGCAGATCGGACAGTTGCCCGCCGCGTCCCGGATTATCTCCGGGTGCATGGGGCAGGTGT
The nucleotide sequence above comes from Deltaproteobacteria bacterium PRO3. Encoded proteins:
- a CDS encoding heavy metal translocating P-type ATPase: MTKALAKDPVCGMDVDPEAPAGREAFRGQSYFFCSKHCQESFRKDPEKYLKTGGMGAAHGPAQASGAAGLYFCPMDPEVEQEGPGTCPKCGMALQPAQPHIAPTKIEYTCPMHPEIIRDAAGNCPICGMALEPRTIELTEEENPELRDMSRRFWVGVVLSLPLLVLAMGEMIPALGFLRRLLPPPWWNLVQLGLATPVVLWGGWPFFERGWRSVVNRSLNMFTLIALGTGVAYLYSLIATFFPQIFPASFQGHHGEVPVYFEAAAVIVTLVLLGQVLELRARGQTSSALKALLGLAPKTAIRVDLSGRETEIPLAQVLPGDTLRVRPGEKIPTDGVVLEGTSNVDESMITGEPIPVAKQPGDKVTGATVNGTGGFLMRAERVGSETLLAQIVHMVGEAQRSRAPIQKLADKVSGLFVPAVVLVAVLTFAVWAWVGPEPRLAHGLINAVAVLIIACPCALGLATPMSIMVGTGKGATAGVLIKNAEALETLEKVDTLVVDKTGTLTEGKPELTAILTERGFSENEVLAAAASLEQASEHPLAAAVVRAAKARGLSLSKPEEFQSATGKGVSGKVGGKEILLGNSKLLLEDGVELDPLKTRAEELRRQGQTALYLAVDGHFAALLGVSDPIKASTPEAIAQLKKEGIRIVMLSGDSPTTAKTVGERLGLSEVMGGVPPHKKNDVIKRLQAEGRVVAMAGDGINDAPALAQAQVGIAMGTGTDVAMQSAGVTLVKGDLRGIAKARILSRAVMRNIRENLFFAFLYNTLGVPIAAGVLYPFFGLLLSPMIAAAAMSLSSVSVIGNALRLRNLKL